The following are encoded in a window of Chondrinema litorale genomic DNA:
- a CDS encoding DUF5013 domain-containing protein, with protein sequence MKNIIYIIIGFIMISISSCLEIDNWEEPDVRVHGKIINAYTGENMLSSQGDWGLRIWERTWTESVTNHQTLPVKQDGSYNNNKLFSGTYDILPYGGPFWPADTIKNVVFNGSTEQDFTVTPYLQLTGFEASLNGLKLTLSCQLNAPIRDGLPNLVEIKPFLSLNPFCGASSFIDIGEYNNQRKQINKSWMEEVGDVETSDFYLIGPLPVKPGYTYYVRLGANVNDANRRYNYTEIIKIEVPADAQNDPNEVPDNFLDNAQWPFSKSEWDGNRWGNLSGSWVTNEAMRTRGEGQFGGYDGGWEGPDNDKKSLGFERWGEAETPIENGKLYQTIDLPAGIYKFTMSLAGENPIISNNGSDPRYIAASVGESLPDIDDISSALASTNFAELGTDGSTSIEFTIPEPTTVSVGFVVNFTNNEQNVRPSWLKLEKLN encoded by the coding sequence ATGAAAAATATAATATATATAATCATTGGGTTTATAATGATTTCAATTTCATCATGCCTAGAAATTGATAATTGGGAAGAACCAGATGTTCGGGTTCACGGTAAAATAATTAATGCATATACCGGTGAAAATATGCTATCATCGCAAGGAGACTGGGGTTTGCGTATTTGGGAAAGAACTTGGACGGAGTCAGTAACTAACCACCAAACCCTTCCAGTAAAGCAAGATGGTTCTTATAATAATAACAAATTGTTTTCTGGCACTTATGATATTTTACCCTATGGTGGTCCTTTCTGGCCAGCAGATACTATTAAAAATGTTGTGTTTAATGGAAGCACTGAACAGGATTTTACAGTAACTCCTTACTTGCAATTAACAGGTTTCGAAGCTTCATTGAATGGTCTAAAATTAACTTTGAGTTGCCAACTGAATGCACCCATTCGCGATGGTCTGCCAAATCTAGTTGAAATAAAACCATTTTTAAGCCTTAATCCCTTTTGCGGGGCATCAAGTTTTATTGATATCGGAGAGTATAACAATCAAAGAAAGCAAATTAATAAATCTTGGATGGAAGAAGTGGGCGATGTGGAAACTAGTGATTTTTACCTCATCGGTCCACTTCCTGTAAAACCCGGTTACACCTATTATGTGCGTCTTGGAGCAAATGTGAATGATGCAAACAGGAGATACAATTACACTGAAATCATTAAAATTGAAGTACCTGCAGATGCTCAAAACGATCCTAACGAAGTGCCAGATAACTTCTTAGATAATGCGCAATGGCCGTTTAGCAAATCTGAGTGGGATGGTAACCGCTGGGGAAATTTATCCGGTAGTTGGGTGACAAACGAAGCGATGCGTACCAGAGGTGAAGGCCAGTTTGGTGGTTACGATGGAGGCTGGGAAGGCCCAGATAATGACAAAAAAAGTCTCGGTTTTGAAAGATGGGGAGAAGCCGAAACACCAATCGAAAATGGTAAATTGTATCAGACAATTGATCTTCCTGCTGGTATTTACAAGTTTACAATGAGTCTCGCCGGTGAAAATCCGATTATTAGTAATAATGGTAGTGACCCGAGGTACATAGCCGCCTCAGTTGGTGAAAGCTTGCCAGATATTGATGATATTTCTTCTGCATTGGCATCTACAAACTTTGCAGAATTAGGTACTGATGGATCAACAAGTATAGAATTTACAATACCTGAGCCTACCACTGTATCTGTAGGGTTTGTGGTAAACTTTACCAACAATGAGCAAAATGTAAGACCATCTTGGTTGAAACTAGAAAAATTAAACTAA
- a CDS encoding RagB/SusD family nutrient uptake outer membrane protein — MKKQYKILAMLLGIIVISCQELDLEPKGILGEPELFGNEFGVKKYFSGIYNDLPIEDFLYFGTDSENAYRPDNYWEQGKKSLGNMSGEFFNSWVGVDNDGFAYWPYGRIRDINTFIQNFAEYKENYKEDVYNELLGEAHFLRAFYYFGLAKRYGGVPIIKEVQSPLDDAETLEVPRNTEYETWKFIYEDLTFAIENMASGSEVGRANKYVAAALLSRTMLYAGSIAKYSQYLGFQGEAATAAGLAGMEASQADEFFQYCVEAGKIVEQGPYTLYTKDYPDKATNFANLFLDPTSSESIFIKDYDMTAPQNTRLRHSYDALMSPQPDMSSFVGAESYPPLDFMELFEMPAYVNADGTPVRFDNRSDIKNGMEPRMLGTMYFDGDELRGSTFSIQKGIYRSFNALAADAENGSSAASINSADNRILGGRGWTTEIDGVTYNITGAHGHFDDQGGENNGWGSAFIRKYVNPDMPTNDVREYRSGQHWVVFRLGEIYLNSAEALYELGQRDEAFNYIEMIRERAGATVTRPAIDMATTNIGTINNANYPYQVENSLQFIRDERARELYGENHWWWDLRRWRTADQVLNQFRHRVLSCYFVADEGKYIYIDEINRWNRSWTASNACYYEPIPWGEIGKNENLLPQNPLY; from the coding sequence ATGAAAAAGCAATATAAAATATTAGCAATGCTCTTGGGCATAATAGTAATATCATGTCAAGAATTGGATTTGGAACCCAAGGGTATATTAGGTGAACCCGAACTTTTTGGAAATGAGTTTGGTGTAAAGAAGTACTTCTCTGGTATTTATAATGACCTTCCGATAGAGGATTTCCTATACTTTGGAACAGATTCAGAAAATGCTTATCGCCCAGATAATTATTGGGAACAAGGCAAAAAAAGTCTGGGAAATATGAGTGGCGAATTCTTTAATTCTTGGGTTGGTGTAGACAACGATGGTTTTGCTTACTGGCCATATGGTCGTATTCGTGATATAAATACTTTTATCCAGAACTTCGCAGAGTATAAAGAAAATTATAAAGAGGATGTTTATAATGAATTGTTGGGAGAAGCACACTTTTTACGCGCCTTCTATTATTTCGGATTGGCTAAAAGATATGGCGGAGTTCCGATTATTAAAGAAGTACAAAGCCCGCTAGACGATGCTGAAACATTAGAAGTTCCTAGAAACACAGAATACGAAACATGGAAGTTTATCTACGAAGATTTAACCTTTGCGATTGAAAACATGGCTAGTGGTAGCGAGGTTGGGAGAGCAAATAAATATGTTGCCGCTGCCTTGTTATCTCGCACAATGTTATATGCAGGATCGATTGCAAAATACTCTCAATATTTAGGTTTTCAAGGAGAAGCGGCTACTGCTGCTGGACTTGCCGGAATGGAAGCATCACAAGCTGATGAGTTTTTCCAGTACTGTGTAGAAGCAGGTAAAATAGTTGAGCAAGGTCCATATACTTTGTATACCAAAGACTATCCTGACAAAGCGACAAACTTTGCAAATCTGTTCTTAGACCCAACCTCTTCTGAAAGCATTTTCATTAAAGACTATGACATGACAGCCCCTCAAAACACGCGTTTGAGACACAGTTATGATGCTTTAATGTCTCCACAGCCAGATATGTCTTCTTTTGTAGGAGCTGAAAGTTACCCTCCATTAGATTTTATGGAATTGTTCGAAATGCCAGCCTATGTAAATGCAGATGGAACACCAGTTCGATTTGATAACCGAAGTGACATTAAGAATGGTATGGAGCCACGTATGCTAGGTACGATGTATTTCGATGGAGATGAGTTGCGTGGAAGTACTTTTAGCATTCAAAAAGGTATTTACAGAAGTTTTAATGCGCTAGCTGCTGATGCAGAAAATGGTAGCAGTGCTGCTTCAATTAACAGTGCCGATAATCGAATCTTAGGTGGCAGAGGCTGGACAACCGAAATTGATGGGGTTACTTATAACATCACCGGAGCTCATGGCCATTTTGATGATCAAGGTGGAGAAAACAATGGCTGGGGATCAGCTTTTATTCGCAAATATGTAAACCCAGATATGCCAACCAACGATGTTCGTGAATACCGCAGTGGACAACATTGGGTAGTATTTCGCTTGGGTGAAATCTATTTAAATTCTGCAGAAGCTCTTTACGAATTAGGCCAAAGAGACGAAGCTTTTAACTATATAGAAATGATTCGCGAACGTGCTGGTGCCACAGTTACTCGCCCAGCAATCGATATGGCGACAACGAATATTGGTACGATTAACAATGCGAATTATCCATATCAAGTCGAGAATTCATTGCAATTTATTCGCGATGAACGTGCACGTGAACTATACGGTGAAAACCATTGGTGGTGGGATCTTCGCAGATGGAGAACTGCCGACCAAGTATTAAATCAGTTCCGTCACCGTGTGTTGAGTTGCTACTTTGTTGCTGATGAAGGGAAGTACATTTACATCGATGAAATTAATAGATGGAATAGGAGTTGGACAGCTTCCAATGCATGTTATTACGAGCCAATTCCTTGGGGTGAAATTGGTAAGAACGAAAATCTCCTACCTCAAAATCCACTTTATTAA